One Eulemur rufifrons isolate Redbay chromosome 12, OSU_ERuf_1, whole genome shotgun sequence genomic window carries:
- the SFTPC gene encoding surfactant protein C isoform X4 codes for MDVGSKEVLMESPPDYSAGPQGRFRIPCCPVNLKRLLIVVVVVVLVVVVIVGALLMGLHMSQKHTEMVLEMSIGAPEAKQRLALSEHAGTTATFSIGATGLVVYDYQQLLIAYKPGPGTYCYIMKMAPESIPSLEALSRKFQSFQAKPAAPTSKLGQDEGQDANPGSPGGDLAFLGIAVRTLCGEVPVYYT; via the exons ATGGACGTGGGCAGCAAAGAGGTCTTGATGGAGAGCCCGCCG GACTACTCTGCAGGCCCCCAGGGCCGGTTCCGTATCCCCTGCTGCCCTGTGAACCTCAAACGCCTTCTCATAGTGGTCGTGGTGGTGGTCCTTGTCGTCGTGGTGATTGTAGGGGCCCTGCTCATGGGTCTCCACATGAGCCAGAAACACACTGAGATG GTCCTAGAGATGAGCATCGGGGCACCGGAAGCCAAGCAAcgcctggccctgagtgagcatgcgGGTACCACTGCCACCTTCTCCATCGGCGCCACTGGCCTTGTAGTGTACGACTACCAGCAG CTCCTGATCGCCTACAAGCCGGGCCCGGGAACCTACTGCTACATCATGAAGATGGCTCCGGAGAGCATCCCCAGTCTTGAGGCTCTCAGTAGAAAATTCCAGAGCTTCCAG GCCAAGCCTGCAGCGCCCACCTCTAAGCTGGGCCAGGACGAGGGGCAGGACGCAAACCCCGGGTCCCCTGGAGGAGATCTGGCCTTCCTGGGCATTGCCGTGCGTACCCTGTGTGGCGAGGTGCCTGTCTACTACACCTAG
- the SFTPC gene encoding surfactant protein C isoform X3 yields the protein MDVGSKEVLMESPPVLEMSIGAPEAKQRLALSEHAGTTATFSIGATGLVVYDYQQLLIAYKPGPGTYCYIMKMAPESIPSLEALSRKFQSFQVGALCRPSLQRPPLSWARTRGRTQTPGPLEEIWPSWALPCVPCVARCLSTTPRTPQVSRVLEAPRGQERSPSKRSFADGQEAAPAHTAGTGSGETGAWGEDGSGQTRLLWARGLLPQNKAA from the exons ATGGACGTGGGCAGCAAAGAGGTCTTGATGGAGAGCCCGCCG GTCCTAGAGATGAGCATCGGGGCACCGGAAGCCAAGCAAcgcctggccctgagtgagcatgcgGGTACCACTGCCACCTTCTCCATCGGCGCCACTGGCCTTGTAGTGTACGACTACCAGCAG CTCCTGATCGCCTACAAGCCGGGCCCGGGAACCTACTGCTACATCATGAAGATGGCTCCGGAGAGCATCCCCAGTCTTGAGGCTCTCAGTAGAAAATTCCAGAGCTTCCAGGTGG GTGCTCTTTGCAGGCCAAGCCTGCAGCGCCCACCTCTAAGCTGGGCCAGGACGAGGGGCAGGACGCAAACCCCGGGTCCCCTGGAGGAGATCTGGCCTTCCTGGGCATTGCCGTGCGTACCCTGTGTGGCGAGGTGCCTGTCTACTACACCTAGGACTCCTCAGGTGAGCAG GGTCTTGGAAGCCCCAAGGGGACAGGAAAGATCCCCCAGCAAAAGGTCTTTTGCAGACGGGCAGGAAGCTGCCCCTGCCCACACCGCGGGGACTGGCTCTGGAGAAACGGGAGCTTGGGGAGAGGATGGGAGCGGGCAGACGCGGCTCCTATGGGCCAGGGGACTCCTGCCACAAAATAAAGCAGCCTGA
- the SFTPC gene encoding surfactant protein C isoform X2: protein MDVGSKEVLMESPPDYSAGPQGRFRIPCCPVNLKRLLIVVVVVVLVVVVIVGALLMGLHMSQKHTEMVLEMSIGAPEAKQRLALSEHAGTTATFSIGATGLVVYDYQQLLIAYKPGPGTYCYIMKMAPESIPSLEALSRKFQSFQVGALCRPSLQRPPLSWARTRGRTQTPGPLEEIWPSWALPCVPCVARCLSTTPRTPQGLGSPKGTGKIPQQKVFCRRAGSCPCPHRGDWLWRNGSLGRGWERADAAPMGQGTPATK from the exons ATGGACGTGGGCAGCAAAGAGGTCTTGATGGAGAGCCCGCCG GACTACTCTGCAGGCCCCCAGGGCCGGTTCCGTATCCCCTGCTGCCCTGTGAACCTCAAACGCCTTCTCATAGTGGTCGTGGTGGTGGTCCTTGTCGTCGTGGTGATTGTAGGGGCCCTGCTCATGGGTCTCCACATGAGCCAGAAACACACTGAGATG GTCCTAGAGATGAGCATCGGGGCACCGGAAGCCAAGCAAcgcctggccctgagtgagcatgcgGGTACCACTGCCACCTTCTCCATCGGCGCCACTGGCCTTGTAGTGTACGACTACCAGCAG CTCCTGATCGCCTACAAGCCGGGCCCGGGAACCTACTGCTACATCATGAAGATGGCTCCGGAGAGCATCCCCAGTCTTGAGGCTCTCAGTAGAAAATTCCAGAGCTTCCAGGTGG GTGCTCTTTGCAGGCCAAGCCTGCAGCGCCCACCTCTAAGCTGGGCCAGGACGAGGGGCAGGACGCAAACCCCGGGTCCCCTGGAGGAGATCTGGCCTTCCTGGGCATTGCCGTGCGTACCCTGTGTGGCGAGGTGCCTGTCTACTACACCTAGGACTCCTCAG GGTCTTGGAAGCCCCAAGGGGACAGGAAAGATCCCCCAGCAAAAGGTCTTTTGCAGACGGGCAGGAAGCTGCCCCTGCCCACACCGCGGGGACTGGCTCTGGAGAAACGGGAGCTTGGGGAGAGGATGGGAGCGGGCAGACGCGGCTCCTATGGGCCAGGGGACTCCTGCCACAAAATAA
- the SFTPC gene encoding surfactant protein C isoform X1, with translation MDVGSKEVLMESPPDYSAGPQGRFRIPCCPVNLKRLLIVVVVVVLVVVVIVGALLMGLHMSQKHTEMVLEMSIGAPEAKQRLALSEHAGTTATFSIGATGLVVYDYQQLLIAYKPGPGTYCYIMKMAPESIPSLEALSRKFQSFQVGALCRPSLQRPPLSWARTRGRTQTPGPLEEIWPSWALPCVPCVARCLSTTPRTPQVSRVLEAPRGQERSPSKRSFADGQEAAPAHTAGTGSGETGAWGEDGSGQTRLLWARGLLPQNKAA, from the exons ATGGACGTGGGCAGCAAAGAGGTCTTGATGGAGAGCCCGCCG GACTACTCTGCAGGCCCCCAGGGCCGGTTCCGTATCCCCTGCTGCCCTGTGAACCTCAAACGCCTTCTCATAGTGGTCGTGGTGGTGGTCCTTGTCGTCGTGGTGATTGTAGGGGCCCTGCTCATGGGTCTCCACATGAGCCAGAAACACACTGAGATG GTCCTAGAGATGAGCATCGGGGCACCGGAAGCCAAGCAAcgcctggccctgagtgagcatgcgGGTACCACTGCCACCTTCTCCATCGGCGCCACTGGCCTTGTAGTGTACGACTACCAGCAG CTCCTGATCGCCTACAAGCCGGGCCCGGGAACCTACTGCTACATCATGAAGATGGCTCCGGAGAGCATCCCCAGTCTTGAGGCTCTCAGTAGAAAATTCCAGAGCTTCCAGGTGG GTGCTCTTTGCAGGCCAAGCCTGCAGCGCCCACCTCTAAGCTGGGCCAGGACGAGGGGCAGGACGCAAACCCCGGGTCCCCTGGAGGAGATCTGGCCTTCCTGGGCATTGCCGTGCGTACCCTGTGTGGCGAGGTGCCTGTCTACTACACCTAGGACTCCTCAGGTGAGCAG GGTCTTGGAAGCCCCAAGGGGACAGGAAAGATCCCCCAGCAAAAGGTCTTTTGCAGACGGGCAGGAAGCTGCCCCTGCCCACACCGCGGGGACTGGCTCTGGAGAAACGGGAGCTTGGGGAGAGGATGGGAGCGGGCAGACGCGGCTCCTATGGGCCAGGGGACTCCTGCCACAAAATAAAGCAGCCTGA